In Phaseolus vulgaris cultivar G19833 chromosome 10, P. vulgaris v2.0, whole genome shotgun sequence, a single genomic region encodes these proteins:
- the LOC137815394 gene encoding leucine-rich repeat extensin-like protein 2 — translation MAHAKSTANPPPSSRNPPPQARRVAPGANPPPARNPPRASDAPSHQDERPAPSHANPTPATPPVAGGASIPTQDYKKLYPWATPTLLKETSSVNSALAVLRLKKGDEPNLSFHKEHDDKLMEEEDDEATEDSLVTKRTRVAPSSPPALPTPTPPSPPAPTLPSPPVPTPPVQATPLAVAPPVVEGSEPNFIENPPSASTPFVSAGEGPPSTTSIAGAAPGGDEGAHNSPILITESPTSPPRQEAPLALQTQEGGCESQHQAPPAPSPTTTSSRPSSVDEALRPFTAKLKMMAEDLPLIVSKAVEESNKRLRDENSALQEANRLIRIEAEKLSCNLMVAEIDHSRLEDAMSAELRGARKEAFDLRQKLHLLAQEKIELESKLVPYRLKVANLEASMKVDAAKVENLEKRSVDREVLLGKFEKERDNTKAELGKAQEENMRIAAELAQAQEENKKAAEELARAREETEGLKRQTDELKKQAQELEQSSAQVLSAGFDAALEQVSCQYPELDVSMVSICNEVVDGKIVPSED, via the exons atggctcacgcgaaatccaccgcgaaccctcctccttcatcgcgaaaccctccaccccaagcgcgtagggttgctcctggggcaaatcctccaccagcgcgCAATCCACCACGAGCCTCTGATGCTCCTTCTCACCAGGATGAGAGGCCTGCTCCTTCTCACGCCAATCCTACTCCAGCAACcccaccagtcgccggaggagcctccattcctACACAAGACTATAAGAAACTCTACCCgtgggccaccccaactttgctgaaggagacctcttcagtaaactctgcgtTGGCGGTACTacggttgaagaaaggggacgaacccaacctctcgttccacaaggagcacgacgacaagttaatg gaagaagaggatgacgaggcgaCTGAAGACAGCCTCGTCACCAAGAGAACAAGGGTGGCACCCtcttcaccacccgctctcccaacaccaacaccgccttctcctCCAGCTCCAACACTGCCCTCTCCTCCAGttccaacaccgccagtccaagcaacacccttggctgTCGCGCCCCCTGTGGTTGAAGGCAGCGAGCCTAAtttcatagagaaccctccaagcgcctccacgccgttcgtatctgctggagagggtcctccttcaaccacctctattgctggggccgcaccaggtggagatgagggtgctcacaactctccAATACTCATAACCGAGTCTcccacttcaccaccacgccaagaagccccccttgctctacagactcaagagggtggttgtgaaagtcagcaccaagctCCTCCAGCACCTTCACCGACAACAACCTCAAGCCGCCCCTCTTCTGTCGACGAGGCCTTGAGGCCCTTCACGGCCAAGCTGAAaatgatggcggaggatctcCCCTTAATtgtatcaaaagctgtggaggaGTCCAACAAGAGGCTTCGAGATGAGAACTCAGCGCTCCAGGAGGCGAACCGCctgataaggattgaggcggaaaAACTGTCTTGCAACCTGATGGTGGCAGAAATTGAtcattcaaggctggaggacgccatgagcgcTGAGCTGAGGGGCGCGCGGAAGGAGGCCTTcgatctgcgccaaaaactgcacctcctagctcaagagaaaattgagctggagagtaaGCTGGTACCCTACAGGCttaaggtggccaacttggaggcatcaatGAAAGTAGATGCGGCCAAGGTGGAGAACCTTGAAAAGAGGTCAGTAGATCGGGAGGTGCTACTCGGAAAATTTGAGAAGGAGAGGGACAACACCAAGGCTGAGCTCGGCAAAGCTCAAGAGGAAAACATGAGGATTGCTGCGGAGCTGGCCCAGGCTCAAGAGGAAAACAAGAAAGCTGCTGAAGAGCTTGCTCGGGCTCGCGAAGAAACTGAAGGGCTGAAGAGGCAAACTGACGAGCTGAAGAAGCAAGCtcaagagctcgagcaaagctccgcccaagttCTTTCTGCCGGGTTTGACGCCGCTTTGGAGCAAGTCTCGTGCCAATATCCCGAGCTCGATGTCTCCATGGTGTCGAtctgcaacgaagtggtggatgggaagatcgtgccctcTGAAGATTAA